Genomic segment of Thermogemmatispora onikobensis:
CCTCGGGCGCGAGGAGGAGATCGGCGCTCGTGAGGAATGGGAGGTGAGCGACCATGCTGCGGGTTGAGAATTTACGCGCCGGCTATGGGCCGCTGGAGATTCTTCATGGTGTCTCGCTGGAGGTCCCCACGGGGAGCCTGGTGGCCCTACTGGGGGCCAATGGGGCCGGGAAGACAACCCTGATGCGCACACTGCTGGGCCTGTTGCCGGCGCGGAGCGGGCGCATCCTGTTCGCTGGCCAGGAGGTACAGCGTGCCAGCGTTGAGCGGCGGGTGCGCCTGGGGTTGGGACTGGTGCCCGAGGGACGAGAGTTGTTTCCATCCTTGAGTGTGCGCGAGAATCTGCTCATGGGGGCCTTCACGCGCCGCGGGCGTGCGGCCATCGAGGCTGATATCGAGCGTGTTCTGACCTGCTTTCCGCGCCTCAAGGAGCGGTTGGCTCTGCCAGCAGCCAGCTTGAGTGGTGGCGAGAGCCAGATGCTGGCCATCGGACGAGCCTTGATGAGCCGGCCTCGTCTGCTGCTCATCGACGAGCTGTCCCAGGGCCTGGCGCCGGCCATCGTCGAAAGCGTGCTCGCCGTGTTGGCGCGCCTCAACCGCGACGAGGGGCTGACCATTCTGCTGGTCGAGCAGAATGCGCGCAAGGCGCTCAAGGTAGCCAGTTTGGCCTACGTGCTCCAGAGCGGCAGCATCGTCCTGCAGGGCCGGCCAGCTGACCTGGCAGCCAGCCCGGCTATACAGCATCTCTATCTGGGCGGCGAGGCGAAGGCCGAAGGGCCAGACGAGAAAAGCCTTGACGCGCGCTCCCTGGTGCGCGGGGGCCTGAACAACGAAGCAAGAGGAGAGGAGTGAGCAAGCAATGGAAGGTTTGACAGGCAAGGTGGCGCTGGTCACGGGCGCCGCCTCGGGTATTGGCTTGGCCATTGCGCGTGATCTGGCAGGGCATGGGGTGCGCGTGACGCTGTGCGATGTCAACGCCGCCCAGGGGGAGAAGGTGGCGGCGACCCTACCACAGGCGCGCTTTGTGGCGGCGGACCTGACGCACGAGGCCGACATTGAACGTCTCGTCGCCACAACGCTGGACGCTGAGGGGCGCATCGATATTCTGGTCAATAATGCTGGCTTCCAGCATGTGGCGCCGCTGGAGCAGTTCCCGGTCGAGAAGTGGCGTCAGATGATCGATCTGATGTTGACAGCTCCCTTTCTGCTGACACGGGCCGTGCTGCCCGGCATGTATGAACGTGGTTGGGGACGCATTGTCAATATCGCTTCGGTACATGCCTTGCGAGCGTCGGCGCTGAAGGCGGCCTATGTCAGCGCCAAGCATGGCCTGCTGGGACTGACGCGCGTGACGGCCCTGGAGGGGGCGCCCCACGGCGTTACCTGCAATGCTGTCTGCCCTTCGTACGTGCGCACGCCGCTGGTCGAGGGCCAGATTCCGGCCCTGGCCCGCCAGCATGGGATTGCCGAGGAGCGCGTGGTGGCAGAGGTGATGACGGCGCGCAGCGCCATTCGCCGCCTGCTGGAGCCGGAGGAAGTGGCTCAGTTGGTGAGCTATCTCTGTAGCGAGGCGGCGGCGGGTATCACGGGCAGCGCTCAGGTGATCGACTGCGGCTGGACGGCGCAGTAGTCCAGCCGGGGAGAGGACGGGCG
This window contains:
- a CDS encoding ABC transporter ATP-binding protein yields the protein MLRVENLRAGYGPLEILHGVSLEVPTGSLVALLGANGAGKTTLMRTLLGLLPARSGRILFAGQEVQRASVERRVRLGLGLVPEGRELFPSLSVRENLLMGAFTRRGRAAIEADIERVLTCFPRLKERLALPAASLSGGESQMLAIGRALMSRPRLLLIDELSQGLAPAIVESVLAVLARLNRDEGLTILLVEQNARKALKVASLAYVLQSGSIVLQGRPADLAASPAIQHLYLGGEAKAEGPDEKSLDARSLVRGGLNNEARGEE
- a CDS encoding 3-hydroxybutyrate dehydrogenase, whose amino-acid sequence is MEGLTGKVALVTGAASGIGLAIARDLAGHGVRVTLCDVNAAQGEKVAATLPQARFVAADLTHEADIERLVATTLDAEGRIDILVNNAGFQHVAPLEQFPVEKWRQMIDLMLTAPFLLTRAVLPGMYERGWGRIVNIASVHALRASALKAAYVSAKHGLLGLTRVTALEGAPHGVTCNAVCPSYVRTPLVEGQIPALARQHGIAEERVVAEVMTARSAIRRLLEPEEVAQLVSYLCSEAAAGITGSAQVIDCGWTAQ